A region of the Methanomicrobiales archaeon genome:
GATAATTGTATTTCAGCTGAAGGGGGGAGATATTGCATCACATAGCAATTGTGCATTTGAGTCTGTAAGGAGTCTGTAAGTATAGAGACAGTATCGTCCTTTATTAGGAGGTCATCCCAAAACTCTCCCGATCATCACGGCACAGGCCAGATATATGAGCCCCAGGAATGAATGTTCGTACCGTTCGTAGCGAGGAACCAGCTTCTTGAAGGCCTCGATCCAGCTGAAGAACCGTTCAATCGCCCCTCGTTTCTTGTAGAGATCCCGATTGAACCAGACCGGTCGTCCTCGCTTGGGGGATTTCCGGCTTCTCGGATTGACGGGAATGTTGCTCTTGATACCTCGTTTTCTCGAGTATTGTCGGATCTCGTGGGAATCGTAGGCTGCATCTGCGGAGATGACTGCAGGCTTCTCCGTGGTTCCGGGAATCGCGAATGCGGCAACCGTTGGTGCATAGAGCTGTGAATCGTGGATATTCGCCGGAGCGACCAGACAGGCCAAAGGGAGTCCCTGTTGATCGACCAGGGCGCTGAGCTTATTCCCTTTCACCTTCTTATAGCCATCATAGCCGATAGTTCCCCCTTTTTCGCAGGAATATCCTTGGTATCGGTGATGCAGTGGACGAGCTCAAG
Encoded here:
- a CDS encoding IS5 family transposase — translated: MKGNKLSALVDQQGLPLACLVAPANIHDSQLYAPTVAAFAIPGTTEKPAVISADAAYDSHEIRQYSRKRGIKSNIPVNPRSRKSPKRGRPVWFNRDLYKKRGAIERFFSWIEAFKKLVPRYERYEHSFLGLIYLACAVMIGRVLG